In the Flagellimonas sp. MMG031 genome, one interval contains:
- a CDS encoding cysteine synthase family protein, which yields MKKQINAHSNILDLIGSTPLVKLNRITAPLTGNFYAKLECFNPGHSAKDRIAIHIIEEAERKGILKPGSTIIETTSGNTGFSLAMVSIVKGYKCILAVSSKSSPDKIDMLRSMGANVYVCPAHVSADDPRSYYEVAKRLHSETPNSIYINQYFNELNIDAHYSSTGPEIWEQTNGQITHLVACSGTGGTISGIARYLKEQNPNIKVLGVDAYGSVLKKYHETGEFDHNEVYPYRIEGLGKNLIPAATDFNAIDRYVKVTDGESAHMARKLAHTEGIFAGYTSGAATQALYQLNTEGEFTEDSNVVVVFPDHGSRYMSKVYSNEWMENQGFFDIQNAEIPEEIKYIK from the coding sequence ATGAAGAAACAGATAAATGCGCACAGCAATATCCTAGACCTAATTGGAAGTACCCCCTTAGTTAAGCTAAACAGAATTACTGCCCCCCTAACCGGAAACTTCTATGCGAAATTGGAATGTTTCAATCCGGGACATTCCGCAAAAGATAGAATTGCGATTCATATCATCGAGGAGGCAGAGCGAAAGGGCATCTTAAAGCCTGGCAGCACCATTATTGAGACTACCTCAGGGAATACAGGCTTTAGCCTGGCCATGGTAAGTATCGTGAAAGGGTATAAGTGCATTTTGGCCGTAAGTTCAAAGTCATCACCGGACAAAATAGATATGTTGCGTTCCATGGGAGCCAATGTTTATGTATGTCCAGCGCACGTGAGCGCAGATGACCCCCGTTCCTACTACGAGGTGGCCAAACGTTTGCACAGTGAAACACCGAATTCCATATACATCAACCAATATTTTAATGAGCTCAATATTGATGCCCATTATTCCAGCACTGGACCTGAAATTTGGGAGCAGACCAATGGTCAAATTACCCATTTGGTAGCATGTAGCGGAACAGGAGGGACTATTTCGGGAATTGCACGCTATCTGAAAGAGCAAAACCCCAACATCAAGGTTTTGGGTGTAGATGCATACGGTTCCGTTTTGAAAAAATATCACGAAACAGGGGAATTCGACCACAACGAAGTATACCCATATCGAATTGAAGGACTAGGTAAAAACTTGATACCTGCCGCTACCGATTTCAACGCCATTGACAGGTATGTTAAGGTAACCGATGGTGAAAGTGCGCACATGGCCCGCAAATTGGCCCATACCGAAGGTATTTTCGCCGGTTACACCAGTGGTGCAGCGACCCAAGCCCTGTACCAGTTGAATACCGAAGGAGAATTTACCGAAGATAGCAATGTGGTGGTAGTTTTCCCAGACCACGGTTCCAGGTACATGAGCAAAGTTTATAGTAACGAATGGATGGAGAATCAAGGCTTCTTTGATATCCAGAACGCCGAAATACCCGAGGAAATCAAGTATATTAAATAA